A portion of the Saimiri boliviensis isolate mSaiBol1 chromosome 1, mSaiBol1.pri, whole genome shotgun sequence genome contains these proteins:
- the HINT1 gene encoding adenosine 5'-monophosphoramidase HINT1, with protein sequence MADEIAKAQVARPGGDTIFGKIIRKEIPAKIIFEDDQCLAFHDISPQAPTHFLVIPKKHITQISAAEDDDESLLGHLMIVGKKCAADLGLNKGYRMVVNEGSDGGQSVYHVHLHVLGGRQMHWPPG encoded by the exons atggcagaCGAGATCGCCAAGGCTCAGGTCGCTCGGCCTGGTGGCGACACGATCTTCGGGAAGATCATCCGCAAGGAAATCCCAGCCAAAATCATTTTTGAGGATGACCAG TGCCTTGCTTTCCACGACATTTCTCCTCAAGCACCAACACATTTTCTGGTGATACCCAAGAAACATATAACCCAGATTTCTGCAgcagaagatgatgatgaaagt cttCTTGGACACTTAATGATTGTTGGCAAGAAATGTGCTGCAGATCTGGGCCTGAATAAGGGATACCGAATGGTAGTGAATGAAGGTTCAGATGGTGGACAGTCTGTCTATCACGTTCATCTCCATGTTCTTGGAGGTCGACAGATGCATTGGCCTCCTGGTTAG